From a single Arachis hypogaea cultivar Tifrunner chromosome 3, arahy.Tifrunner.gnm2.J5K5, whole genome shotgun sequence genomic region:
- the LOC112790519 gene encoding pro-cathepsin H yields the protein MACSSSTPAAWWFTIAVLFFVVAAASAGWISDDPNPIRMVPDELREVEAEVVRVVGRTRHALSFARFAVRHGKRYESPEELKMRFEVFSENKRLIRSTNRKRLSYTLAVNHFADWTWEEFKRHRLGAAQNCSATLKGNHKLTEAVLPETQDWRKEGIVSPVKDQGSCGSCWTFSTTGALEAAYAQAFGKSISLSEQQLVDCAGAFNNYGCNGGLPSQAFEYIKYSGGLDSEEAYPYTAKNGVCKFNAENVAVQVLDSVNITLGSEDELKHAVAFVRPVSVAFQVVDGFRFYKDGVYTSNTCGSTSQDVNHAVLAVGYGVENGVPYWLIKNSWGKSWGDDGYFKMELGKNMCGVATCASYPIVA from the exons ATGGCGTGCTCATCGTCAACGCCGGCGGCGTGGTGGTTCACCATCGCGGTATTGTTCTTTGTCGTCGCCGCCGCATCGGCCGGGTGGATCTCCGATGATCCGAACCCAATCCGAATGGTGCCAGACGAGCTCCGAGAAGTGGAGGCGGAGGTGGTTAGGGTCGTCGGGCGAACCCGGCACGCTCTCTCTTTCGCTCGGTTCGCCGTCAGACATGGAAAACGATATGAGAGTCCCGAAGAGCTGAAGATGCGATTTGAAGTGTTCTCTGAGAACAAGAGGCTCATAAGATCTACTAACAGAAAGCGATTGTCGTACACTCTCGCCGTTAACC ATTTTGCCGATTGGACTTGGGAGGAGTTCAAAAGGCACAGACTAGGCGCAGCACAAAATTGCTCTGCTACCCTTAAGGGCAATCATAAGCTTACTGAAGCTGTTCTTCCTGAGACG CAAGACTGGAGAAAAGAAGGTATTGTTAGCCCAGTCAAAGATCAAGGCTCCTGCGGATCTTGCTGGACATTCAG CACAACTGGAGCTTTAGAAGCAGCCTATGCACAAGCGTTTGGAAAGAGCATCTCTCTTTCTGAGCAGCAGCTAGTGGATTGTGCTGGTGCTTTCAATAACTATGGTTGTAATGGTGGGTTGCCATCCCAAGCTTTTGAATACATCAAATACAGTGGTGGACTTGACTCAGAGGAAGCATATCCCTATACCGCGAAGAATGGTGTCTGCAAATTCAATGCTGAAAATGTTGCTGTTCAAGTCCTTGACTCTGTCAATATTACCTTG GGTTCTGAGGATGAATTAAAGCATGCAGTTGCTTTTGTTCGGCCAGTTAGTGTGGCATTTCAGGTGGTTGATGGTTTCCGATTCTATAAGGATGGTGTTTACACTAGTAACACTTGCGGTAGCACATCCCAG GATGTAAACCATGCTGTTCTCGCTGTTGGGTATGGTGTTGAAAATGGTGTCCCATATTGGCTTATTAAAAATTCATGGGGAAAATCATGGGGTGACGATGGTTACTTCAAGATGGAGCTGGGGAAGAATATGTGCG